Proteins from a single region of Streptomyces griseiscabiei:
- a CDS encoding MBL fold metallo-hydrolase, with translation MTQVTDHGGGVRSIEVPIPDNPLGHTLVYVVDTDRGPVLVDTGWDDPASWDRLAAGLTACGTSVAEVHGVVITHHHPDHHGLSGAVREASGAWIAMHAADTAIVRRTRGTGPDRWYSYMTDKLTAAGAPEEHLAPLRAPRRPRATLPGFSPALPDREIVPGELLDLPGRRVRAIWTPGHTPGHVCLHLEEAHPARLAGRGRLFSGDHLLPEISPHIGLYEDPDDDTVTDPLGDYLDSLERVGRLGAAEILPAHQYAFTASAARVRELLAHHEARLTGLLALLAAPLTPWQLAERMEWNRPWSDIPFSSRNIAVSEAEAHLRRLVKLGRAEAVAGSDPVVYVAV, from the coding sequence ATGACACAGGTGACCGATCACGGCGGCGGCGTACGGTCCATCGAGGTCCCCATCCCGGACAACCCCCTCGGCCACACCCTCGTGTACGTCGTCGACACCGACCGCGGTCCGGTCCTCGTCGACACCGGCTGGGACGACCCGGCGTCCTGGGACAGGCTCGCGGCGGGTCTGACGGCGTGCGGTACGTCGGTCGCGGAGGTCCACGGGGTCGTGATCACCCACCACCACCCCGACCACCACGGTCTGTCGGGGGCGGTGCGGGAGGCGTCCGGGGCGTGGATCGCGATGCACGCGGCGGACACGGCGATCGTCCGGCGCACGCGGGGGACGGGACCCGACCGCTGGTACTCCTACATGACGGACAAGCTCACGGCGGCGGGCGCGCCCGAGGAACACCTCGCGCCGCTGCGGGCCCCGCGCCGTCCCCGCGCCACCCTGCCCGGGTTCTCCCCCGCGCTCCCCGACCGCGAGATCGTCCCCGGCGAACTCCTCGACCTCCCCGGCCGCCGCGTCCGCGCGATCTGGACGCCGGGGCACACACCTGGGCACGTCTGCCTCCACCTGGAGGAGGCGCACCCGGCCCGACTCGCGGGCCGTGGGCGGCTGTTCTCCGGTGACCATCTCCTCCCCGAGATCAGCCCGCACATCGGCCTCTACGAGGACCCGGACGACGACACGGTCACCGATCCCCTCGGCGACTATCTCGACTCCCTGGAACGCGTCGGGCGTCTCGGCGCGGCGGAGATCCTCCCCGCCCACCAGTACGCGTTCACCGCATCGGCCGCGCGCGTACGGGAGTTGCTGGCGCATCACGAGGCCCGCCTCACCGGTCTGCTCGCCCTCCTCGCCGCTCCCCTCACTCCCTGGCAGCTGGCCGAGCGCATGGAGTGGAACCGGCCCTGGTCCGACATCCCCTTCTCCTCCCGCAACATCGCCGTCTCCGAGGCGGAGGCGCATCTGCGGCGCCTGGTGAAGCTGGGGCGGGCGGAGGCGGTGGCGGGGAGTGATCCGGTGGTGTATGTGGCGGTGTGA
- a CDS encoding phosphotransferase produces MRTGRLLGSGRTADVYELHATETESVPHGRDDLPPAPEAGAPAAPARSDAADRRTAPAAPLDAAGAWVLRRYRDGWGDAVAEAEVMEYVRGHGYPVPRVRSATRTEMVLERLSGPTMLEAFGEGLLDPARAGAVLAHLLHALHALPPRGHAPASRVLHLDLHPENVIVTPRGPQVIDWSNAEEGPPGLDWGISAMILAQVAVDAADSRASLAHATLASLLAHQSDGLSALTDSGLAEAGRRRAAMPTMSAREVELIGAAEELIRALHRRN; encoded by the coding sequence ATGCGCACGGGAAGACTCCTCGGCTCGGGCCGCACGGCCGACGTGTACGAACTCCACGCCACGGAAACGGAGTCCGTCCCGCACGGCCGTGACGACCTCCCCCCGGCCCCCGAAGCCGGTGCTCCCGCCGCCCCCGCCCGCAGTGACGCAGCCGACAGACGAACCGCGCCCGCCGCGCCCCTCGACGCGGCCGGGGCCTGGGTGCTGCGGCGCTACCGGGACGGCTGGGGTGACGCCGTCGCCGAGGCCGAGGTCATGGAGTACGTACGGGGGCACGGGTACCCGGTCCCGCGCGTCCGCTCCGCGACGCGCACGGAGATGGTGCTGGAGCGGCTGTCGGGCCCGACCATGCTGGAGGCCTTCGGCGAGGGCCTGCTCGACCCGGCCCGGGCCGGCGCCGTCCTGGCCCACCTTCTGCACGCCCTGCACGCCCTCCCGCCCCGCGGCCACGCGCCCGCCTCTCGCGTGCTCCACCTCGACCTGCATCCCGAGAACGTCATCGTCACGCCCCGCGGCCCGCAGGTCATCGACTGGAGCAACGCCGAGGAGGGGCCGCCCGGTCTGGACTGGGGTATCTCCGCGATGATCCTCGCGCAAGTGGCCGTGGACGCCGCCGACTCCCGCGCGTCCCTGGCCCACGCCACTCTCGCCTCCCTCCTCGCCCACCAGTCCGACGGCCTGTCCGCCCTGACGGACTCCGGTCTCGCCGAGGCGGGGCGGCGCCGGGCGGCCATGCCGACGATGAGCGCGCGCGAGGTCGAACTGATCGGGGCCGCAGAGGAGTTGATCCGCGCACTCCACCGCCGCAACTGA
- a CDS encoding prenyltransferase/squalene oxidase repeat-containing protein: MNVRRSAAVVAVLIVAAGLGTGLGTGFAPAALADDGSPAPSASPSQAIPTGLYGSNDPTYDGVWRQSLALLALDTVGEKPGAGAVEWLVGQQCASGAFAAYRADATAKCDAKTALDTNSTAAAVQALAAVGGRGAEAGRAVRWLKENQNDDGGWGYSAGGPSDANSTSVVIGALTAVGDAPEKQEKSGESPYDALRALAVPCGGDSEKNGGGFAYQPDKKGGLAANADATAAAVLGVLGEGFVAEAGDGEGSAGKCAAGDSPADLAHNGAVHLAGDLTADGYLKSSLAGAEDQPDHGNTADAVVALAAAGDEDATRKPLSWLEKNHGVWAAKAGPAAYAQLLFAVHATGGDPRDFGGTDLVAQLKDTGPARDVDDYSSVPVDEEAYYDGGTDDGTWWKIGLAGVLAAIVAVVAGFVLAKARRKRREG; this comes from the coding sequence ATGAATGTCCGCCGCAGCGCCGCGGTAGTCGCCGTACTCATCGTCGCAGCCGGGCTCGGGACGGGACTCGGGACCGGTTTCGCACCGGCCGCCCTCGCCGACGACGGCTCCCCCGCACCCTCCGCCTCGCCGTCGCAGGCGATACCCACGGGCCTGTACGGCTCCAACGACCCCACGTACGACGGCGTCTGGCGGCAGTCCCTCGCGCTGCTCGCCCTGGACACCGTGGGCGAGAAGCCCGGGGCCGGGGCCGTGGAGTGGCTGGTCGGGCAGCAGTGCGCGAGCGGGGCGTTCGCGGCGTACCGGGCGGACGCCACCGCGAAGTGCGACGCGAAGACGGCCCTCGACACCAACAGCACGGCCGCCGCGGTGCAGGCGCTCGCCGCGGTGGGCGGGCGGGGCGCCGAGGCCGGGCGGGCCGTGCGGTGGCTGAAGGAGAACCAGAACGACGACGGCGGCTGGGGCTACAGCGCCGGAGGCCCCAGCGACGCGAACTCGACGTCCGTCGTGATCGGCGCGCTGACCGCCGTCGGCGACGCACCCGAGAAGCAGGAGAAGTCCGGCGAGTCGCCCTACGACGCTCTCCGCGCCCTCGCCGTCCCCTGCGGCGGCGACAGTGAGAAGAACGGCGGGGGCTTCGCCTATCAGCCCGACAAGAAGGGCGGGCTCGCGGCGAACGCGGACGCCACGGCCGCCGCCGTGCTCGGCGTCCTGGGCGAGGGCTTCGTGGCCGAGGCGGGCGACGGGGAGGGTTCCGCCGGGAAGTGCGCCGCGGGCGACTCCCCGGCGGACCTGGCCCACAACGGTGCCGTCCACCTGGCCGGTGACCTCACCGCCGACGGCTATCTGAAGTCCTCCCTCGCGGGTGCGGAGGACCAGCCCGACCACGGCAACACCGCCGACGCGGTCGTCGCGCTCGCCGCCGCCGGGGACGAGGACGCGACCAGGAAGCCGCTCTCCTGGCTGGAGAAGAACCACGGGGTGTGGGCGGCCAAGGCCGGGCCCGCCGCGTACGCGCAGCTCCTCTTCGCCGTGCACGCCACCGGCGGCGACCCGCGCGACTTCGGCGGCACCGACCTCGTGGCCCAGCTCAAGGACACCGGTCCGGCGCGCGATGTGGACGACTACTCGTCCGTGCCCGTCGACGAGGAGGCGTACTACGACGGTGGGACCGACGACGGCACATGGTGGAAGATCGGGCTCGCGGGCGTCCTCGCCGCGATCGTCGCGGTCGTCGCCGGGTTCGTGCTGGCGAAGGCCCGCAGGAAGCGGCGGGAAGGGTGA
- a CDS encoding SCO2322 family protein — protein MLLLSGVLLTLGLGGVGQGQAHAAAYRYWSFWERNGSAWAYATQGPSTARPVDGEVQGFRFAVSRDSGDAVRPRGVADFAAICGNTGARAGQKRVALVVDFGTAADAPAGETPPAARTACARVPDDATSAEALAAVAKPLRYDTSAMLCAIAGYPRAGCGEAVGSDEHADTDTDGTDVPESPATSAASDASGASGASGKGDGPAVGLFVGVGVVAALGAAAVWQARRRRG, from the coding sequence GTGCTCCTGCTGAGCGGCGTCCTCCTCACGCTGGGGCTGGGCGGCGTGGGGCAGGGGCAGGCCCATGCCGCCGCGTACCGCTACTGGTCGTTCTGGGAGCGGAACGGTTCGGCCTGGGCGTACGCCACGCAGGGGCCGTCGACCGCGCGACCCGTCGACGGGGAGGTGCAGGGGTTCCGGTTCGCGGTCAGCCGGGACTCCGGGGACGCGGTACGGCCGCGCGGGGTCGCCGACTTCGCCGCGATCTGCGGGAACACGGGCGCGCGGGCCGGGCAGAAGCGGGTCGCGCTGGTCGTCGACTTCGGCACGGCGGCGGACGCACCGGCCGGGGAGACTCCTCCGGCGGCGCGTACGGCGTGCGCGCGCGTGCCGGACGACGCGACCTCGGCCGAGGCGCTGGCGGCGGTCGCGAAGCCGCTGCGGTACGACACGAGCGCGATGCTCTGCGCGATCGCCGGATATCCGAGGGCGGGGTGCGGGGAGGCGGTGGGTTCCGACGAACACGCCGACACCGACACCGACGGCACGGACGTCCCCGAAAGCCCTGCCACCTCTGCTGCCTCCGATGCCTCCGGCGCCTCCGGCGCCTCCGGCAAGGGCGACGGACCCGCCGTCGGGCTGTTCGTGGGTGTGGGAGTCGTCGCCGCGCTCGGGGCCGCCGCGGTGTGGCAGGCGCGGCGGCGCCGGGGGTAG